In a single window of the Solea senegalensis isolate Sse05_10M linkage group LG1, IFAPA_SoseM_1, whole genome shotgun sequence genome:
- the LOC122766597 gene encoding histone H3 — MARTKQTARKSTGGKAPRKQLATKAARKSAPATGGVKKPHRYRPGTVALREIRRYQKSTELLIRKLPFQRLVREIAQDFKTDLRFQSSAVMALQESSEAYLVGLFEDTNLCAIHAKRVTIMPKDIQLARRIRGERA, encoded by the coding sequence ATGGCAAGAACCAAGCAAACCGCCCGTAAATCTACCGGAGGTAAAGCTCCCAGGAAGCAGCTGGCCACCAAGGCTGCGCGTAAGAGCGCGCCTGCCACCGGCGGCGTGAAGAAGCCTCACCGTTACAGGCCCGGTACCGTGGCTCTGCGAGAGATCCGTCGCTACCAGAAATCCACGGAGCTGCTGATCCGCAAGCTGCCCTTCCAGCGCCTGGTGAGAGAGATCGCTCAGGACTTCAAGACCGACCTGCGCTTCCAGAGCTCCGCGGTCATGGCTCTGCAGGAGTCCAGCGAGGCTTACCTGGTCGGCCTGTTCGAGGACACCAACCTGTGCGCCATCCACGCCAAGAGAGTCACCATCATGCCCAAGGACATCCAGCTGGCCCGCCGCATCCGTGGAGAGAGAGCTTAa
- the LOC122766630 gene encoding histone H2A-like, with product MSGRGKTGGKARAKAKTRSSRAGLQFPVGRVHRLLRKGNYAHRVGAGAPVYLAAVLEYLTAEILELAGNAARDNKKTRIIPRHLQLAVRNDEELNKLLGGVTIAQGGVLPNIQAVLLPKKTEKAAKSK from the coding sequence ATGTCAGGAAGAGGTAAAACCGGCGGAAAAGCCCGCGCTAAGGCAAAGACTCGCTCCTCTCGTGCTGGACTCCAGTTCCCGGTCGGTCGTGTTCACAGACTGCTGCGCAAAGGCAACTACGCTCATCGTGTGGGTGCCGGCGCCCCCGTCTACTTGGCCGCTGTGCTCGAGTATCTGACCGCTGAGATCCTGGAGCTGGCTGGAAACGCCGCCCGCGACAACAAGAAGACCCGTATCATCCCCCGCCACCTGCAGCTGGCCGTCCGCAACGACGAGGAGCTCAACAAACTCCTGGGCGGAGTGACCATCGCTCAGGGCGGCGTGCTGCCCAACATCCAGGCTGTTCTTCTGCCCAAGAAGACCGAGAAGGCCGCTAAGTCCAAGTAA
- the LOC122766650 gene encoding histone H2B has translation MPEPAKSAPKKGSKKAVTKTAGKGGKKRRKSRKESYAIYVYKVLKQVHPDTGISSKAMGIMNSFVNDIFERIAGEASRLAHYNKRSTITSREIQTAVRLLLPGELAKHAVSEGTKAVTKYTSSK, from the coding sequence ATGCCTGAACCCGCCAAGTCCGCGCCCAAGAAGGGCTCCAAGAAAGCCGTGACTAAGACCGCCGGCAAAGGAggcaagaagaggagaaagagcaggaagGAGAGCTACGCCATCTACGTGTACAAGGTGCTCAAGCAGGTCCACCCCGACACTGGCATCTCGTCCAAGGCCATGGGCATCATGAACTCCTTCGTCAACGACATCTTCGAGCGCATCGCCGGTGAGGCGTCTCGCCTGGCTCACTACAACAAGCGCTCCACCATCACCTCCAGGGAGATTCAGACCGCCGTGCGTCTCCTGCTGCCCGGTGAGCTGGCCAAGCACGCCGTGTCCGAGGGAACCAAGGCCGTCACCAAGTACACCAGCTCCAAGTAA